The following proteins are encoded in a genomic region of Bubalus kerabau isolate K-KA32 ecotype Philippines breed swamp buffalo chromosome 15, PCC_UOA_SB_1v2, whole genome shotgun sequence:
- the FHIP1B gene encoding FHF complex subunit HOOK-interacting protein 1B isoform X1, protein MERMNWLSRLASRGPGHRVPQGASLQTPVMADPETCLMVFKNHWSQVVRILERQGPRAAPGGADDLSAVRNHTYQMLTLLAEDRAVPLVPTAPGPLLEFALREDLLTRVLTWQLQWDELGDGVEERRAEQLKLFEMLVSEARQPLLRHGPVREALLILLDACGRPVPSSPALDEGLVLLLSQLCVCLAREPSLLEFFLQPPPEPGAAPRLLLFSRLVPFVHREGTLGQQARDALLLLMALSAGSPTVGRYIADHSYFCPVLATGLSALYSSLPRKIEVPGDDWHCLRREDWLGVPALALFMSSLEFCNAVIQVAHPLVQKQLVDYIHNGFLVPVMGPALHKTSVEEMIASTAYLELFLRSISEPALLRTFLRFLLLHRHDTHTILDTLVARIGSNSRVWPLPLSWLTWLCMVSLSLFRTLLNLSCEDVLLQLVLRYLVPCNHVMLSQKPAVRDVDLYGRAADKFLSLIPRCCRHHASSPPRAEHASWARGGPSREAGRREDTTGPGSPSVDSSSVVTVPRPSTPSRLALFLRQQSLGGSESPAPAPRSPGLATSPASSPGRRPSPVEEPGELEDNYLEYLREARRGVDRCVQACRTWSAPYDGERPPPEPSPVGSRTKKRSLLPEEGRDNAGEGEEEELGSGGLAGGARESLGHLPPPQLNGLPGPWPEGAKKVRRVPKEGAGEPLEDTSEGMAGLEGFGQELRELEVALSNGGAGSEPPLEPSLPLEEEEAYESFTCSPEPPGPFLSSPLRTLNQLPSQPFTGPFMAVLFAKLENMLQNSVYVNFLLTGLVAQLACHPQPLLRSFLLNTNMVFQPSVKSLLQVLGSVKNKIESFAASQEDFPALLSKAKKYLIARGKLDWTEGPAAGPAPRRSDSLVKSRRPSLGELLLRHAHSPTRARQAAQMVLQPGRDGGAGLGLGGGSPGASTPVLPARGGAPERQGEALRVKNAVYCAVIFPEFLKELAAISQAHAVTSPFLLDTSEEGSGPPVSGFGPLNP, encoded by the exons CAGCTCCTGGGCCCCTGCTTGAGTTTGCTCTGCGTGAGGATCTGCTAACCCGTGTGTTGACATGGCAGCTTCAATGGGATGAGCTTGGGGATGGGGTTGAGGAACGGCGGGCTGAGCAACTGAAACTCTTTGAGATGCTAGTGAGCGAAGCTCGCCAGCCCCTGTTGCGGCATGGTCCAGTTCGTGAGGCTCTACTGATCTTGCTGGATGCCTGTGGCCGCCCTGTGCCCAGTAGCCCAGCACTGGATGAAGGCCTGGTGCTACTTCTCAGCCAGCTGTGCGTGTGTCTGGCCCGGGAGCCTTCATTGCTCGAGTTCTTCCTGCAGCCACCTCCTGAACCTGGAGCTGCTCCCCGTCTTCTCCTCTTTTCTCGCCTTGTCCCTTTTGTCCATCGAGAGGGCACCCTGGGCCAGCAGGCCCGCGACGCCCTACTCCTGCTCATGGCTCTATCAGCTGGAAGTCCCACTGTGGGCCGCTACATCGCAGATCACTCTTACTTCTGCCCG GTGCTGGCCACAGGGCTAAGTGCCCTGTACTCGTCACTGCCCCGAAAGATTGAAGTTCCAGGGGATGATTGGCACTGCCTGCGACGGGAAGACTGGCTTGGAGTGCCAGCCCTTGCGCTTTTCATGAGTTCTCTAGAGTTCTGCAATGCAGTCATTCAG GTGGCTCATCCTCTGGTGCAAAAGCAGCTGGTTGATTATATCCATAATGGGTTCCTGGTGCCAGTCATGGGCCCTGCCCTGCACAAG ACCTCTGTGGAGGAGATGATCGCCAGTACCGCCTATCTGGAACTTTTCCTACGGAGTATTTCAGAGCCCGCCTTGCTCCGTACCTTCCTGCGATTCCTGCTGTTACACCGGCATGACACCCACACCATCCTTGACACCCTTGTTGCCCGTATTGGCAGCAACTCCCGGGTATGGCCCCTACCTCTGTCCTGGCTTACCTGG CTCTGCATGGTGTCTTTGAGTCTCTTCAGGACCCTTCTGAACCTCAGCTGTGAGGATGTCCTGCTGCAGCTGGTTCTCAG GTATCTTGTCCCGTGTAACCATGTGATGCTGAGCCAGAAGCCGGCTGTGCGTGACGTGGACCTATATGGACGAGCCGCAGACAAGTTTCTCTCCCTAATCCCACGCTGTTGTCGGCACCATGCCTCCAGCCCACCTCGTGCAGAGCATGCCTCGTGGGCACGAGGTGGGCCTAgcagagaggcagggagaagggaggacaCAACGG GCCCTGGAAGCCCAAGTGTTGACTCTTCTTCTGTGGTGACTGTACCCCGGCCCTCCACACCATCTCGTCTAGCCCTCTTCCTGCGACAGCAGAGCCTGGGTGGCTCTGagtccccagccccagcccctcgcTCACCAGGGCTTGCTAcgtccccagcctccagccctGGCCGCCGGCCCAGCcctgtggaggagcctggtgagctggaaGACAATTACCTGGAGTATCTGCGTGAGGCGCGCCGTGGTGTGGACCGCTGTGTCCAAGCCTGCCGTACCTGGTCTGCCCCCTATGATGGCGAGCGGCCCCCTCCTGAGCCTAGTCCAGTTGGCTCCCGGACTAAGAAACGCAGCCTACTGCCTGAGGAGGGCAGGGACAATgcgggggaaggggaggaggaagagctggggagtggggggctgGCTGGGGGTGCACGGGAAAGCCTTGgccacctgccccctccccagctcaATGGGCTGCCAGGACCATGGCCTGAGGGGGCCAAGAAGGTTCGTCGGGTGCCAAAGGAGGGAGCTGGGGAACCACTAGAGGACACTTCTGAGGGCATGGCAGGACTAGAGGGCTTTGGGCAAGAGCTTCGGGAGCTGGAGGTGGCATTGAGCAATGGGGGTGCTGGCTCTGAGCCTCCTCTAGAGCCTTCACTACCTCTTGAGGAGGAGGAGGCCTACGAGAGCTTCACCTGTTCCCCTGAGCCCCCTGGCCCCTTCCTCAGCAGCCCTTTGCGGACTCTCAACCAGCTGCCAAGCCAGCCCTTCACTG GCCCCTTCATGGCTGTGCTCTTTGCCAAACTCGAGAATATGCTGCAGAACTCCGTCTATGTCAACTTCCTGCTGACGGGGCTGGTGGCCCAGCTGGCCTgtcacccccagcccctgctccGCTCTTTCCTGCTCAACACCAACATggtcttccagcccagtgtcAAGTCCCTGCTGCAG GTGCTGGGCTCTGTGAAGAATAAGATTGAGAGCTTTGCAGCCTCCCAGGAGGACTTCCCAGCACTGCTATCCAAAGCCAAGAAGTACCTCATTGCCCGTGGCAAGTTGGACTGGACCGAGGGCCCTGCAGCAGGACCTGCCCCCCGCCGATCTGATTCCCTAG TGAAGAGCCGGAGGCCGTCCTTGGGGGAGCTACTCCTGCGGCATGCACACAGTCCAACCAGGGCTCGGCAGGCGGCACAGATGGTTCTCCAGCCTGGGAGAGATGGTGGCGCAGGACTTGGTCTAGGTGGGGGCTCCCCTGGGGCTTCGACGCCGGTCCTACCCGCCCGGGGTGGGGCCCCTGAGCGCCAAGGTGAGGCTCTGCGAGTCAAGAATGCTGTCTACTGTGCAGTCATTTTCCCTGAGTTTCTCAAGGAGTTGGCTGCCATCTCCCAGGCACATGCTGTCACCTCGCCTTTCTTGTTGGATACTTCCGAGGAGGGGTCTGGCCCTCCTGTCTCAGGCTTTGGGCCCCTCAATCCTTAA
- the FHIP1B gene encoding FHF complex subunit HOOK-interacting protein 1B isoform X3: MERMNWLSRLASRGPGHRVPQGASLQTPVMADPETCLMVFKNHWSQVVRILERQGPRAAPGGADDLSAVRNHTYQMLTLLAEDRAVPLVPTAPGPLLEFALREDLLTRVLTWQLQWDELGDGVEERRAEQLKLFEMLVSEARQPLLRHGPVREALLILLDACGRPVPSSPALDEGLVLLLSQLCVCLAREPSLLEFFLQPPPEPGAAPRLLLFSRLVPFVHREGTLGQQARDALLLLMALSAGSPTVGRYIADHSYFCPVLATGLSALYSSLPRKIEVPGDDWHCLRREDWLGVPALALFMSSLEFCNAVIQVAHPLVQKQLVDYIHNGFLVPVMGPALHKTSVEEMIASTAYLELFLRSISEPALLRTFLRFLLLHRHDTHTILDTLVARIGSNSRVWPLPLSWLTWLCMVSLSLFRTLLNLSCEDVLLQLVLRYLVPCNHVMLSQKPAVRDVDLYGRAADKFLSLIPRCCRHHASSPPRAEHASWARGPGSPSVDSSSVVTVPRPSTPSRLALFLRQQSLGGSESPAPAPRSPGLATSPASSPGRRPSPVEEPGELEDNYLEYLREARRGVDRCVQACRTWSAPYDGERPPPEPSPVGSRTKKRSLLPEEGRDNAGEGEEEELGSGGLAGGARESLGHLPPPQLNGLPGPWPEGAKKVRRVPKEGAGEPLEDTSEGMAGLEGFGQELRELEVALSNGGAGSEPPLEPSLPLEEEEAYESFTCSPEPPGPFLSSPLRTLNQLPSQPFTGPFMAVLFAKLENMLQNSVYVNFLLTGLVAQLACHPQPLLRSFLLNTNMVFQPSVKSLLQVLGSVKNKIESFAASQEDFPALLSKAKKYLIARGKLDWTEGPAAGPAPRRSDSLVKSRRPSLGELLLRHAHSPTRARQAAQMVLQPGRDGGAGLGLGGGSPGASTPVLPARGGAPERQGEALRVKNAVYCAVIFPEFLKELAAISQAHAVTSPFLLDTSEEGSGPPVSGFGPLNP, translated from the exons CAGCTCCTGGGCCCCTGCTTGAGTTTGCTCTGCGTGAGGATCTGCTAACCCGTGTGTTGACATGGCAGCTTCAATGGGATGAGCTTGGGGATGGGGTTGAGGAACGGCGGGCTGAGCAACTGAAACTCTTTGAGATGCTAGTGAGCGAAGCTCGCCAGCCCCTGTTGCGGCATGGTCCAGTTCGTGAGGCTCTACTGATCTTGCTGGATGCCTGTGGCCGCCCTGTGCCCAGTAGCCCAGCACTGGATGAAGGCCTGGTGCTACTTCTCAGCCAGCTGTGCGTGTGTCTGGCCCGGGAGCCTTCATTGCTCGAGTTCTTCCTGCAGCCACCTCCTGAACCTGGAGCTGCTCCCCGTCTTCTCCTCTTTTCTCGCCTTGTCCCTTTTGTCCATCGAGAGGGCACCCTGGGCCAGCAGGCCCGCGACGCCCTACTCCTGCTCATGGCTCTATCAGCTGGAAGTCCCACTGTGGGCCGCTACATCGCAGATCACTCTTACTTCTGCCCG GTGCTGGCCACAGGGCTAAGTGCCCTGTACTCGTCACTGCCCCGAAAGATTGAAGTTCCAGGGGATGATTGGCACTGCCTGCGACGGGAAGACTGGCTTGGAGTGCCAGCCCTTGCGCTTTTCATGAGTTCTCTAGAGTTCTGCAATGCAGTCATTCAG GTGGCTCATCCTCTGGTGCAAAAGCAGCTGGTTGATTATATCCATAATGGGTTCCTGGTGCCAGTCATGGGCCCTGCCCTGCACAAG ACCTCTGTGGAGGAGATGATCGCCAGTACCGCCTATCTGGAACTTTTCCTACGGAGTATTTCAGAGCCCGCCTTGCTCCGTACCTTCCTGCGATTCCTGCTGTTACACCGGCATGACACCCACACCATCCTTGACACCCTTGTTGCCCGTATTGGCAGCAACTCCCGGGTATGGCCCCTACCTCTGTCCTGGCTTACCTGG CTCTGCATGGTGTCTTTGAGTCTCTTCAGGACCCTTCTGAACCTCAGCTGTGAGGATGTCCTGCTGCAGCTGGTTCTCAG GTATCTTGTCCCGTGTAACCATGTGATGCTGAGCCAGAAGCCGGCTGTGCGTGACGTGGACCTATATGGACGAGCCGCAGACAAGTTTCTCTCCCTAATCCCACGCTGTTGTCGGCACCATGCCTCCAGCCCACCTCGTGCAGAGCATGCCTCGTGGGCACGAG GCCCTGGAAGCCCAAGTGTTGACTCTTCTTCTGTGGTGACTGTACCCCGGCCCTCCACACCATCTCGTCTAGCCCTCTTCCTGCGACAGCAGAGCCTGGGTGGCTCTGagtccccagccccagcccctcgcTCACCAGGGCTTGCTAcgtccccagcctccagccctGGCCGCCGGCCCAGCcctgtggaggagcctggtgagctggaaGACAATTACCTGGAGTATCTGCGTGAGGCGCGCCGTGGTGTGGACCGCTGTGTCCAAGCCTGCCGTACCTGGTCTGCCCCCTATGATGGCGAGCGGCCCCCTCCTGAGCCTAGTCCAGTTGGCTCCCGGACTAAGAAACGCAGCCTACTGCCTGAGGAGGGCAGGGACAATgcgggggaaggggaggaggaagagctggggagtggggggctgGCTGGGGGTGCACGGGAAAGCCTTGgccacctgccccctccccagctcaATGGGCTGCCAGGACCATGGCCTGAGGGGGCCAAGAAGGTTCGTCGGGTGCCAAAGGAGGGAGCTGGGGAACCACTAGAGGACACTTCTGAGGGCATGGCAGGACTAGAGGGCTTTGGGCAAGAGCTTCGGGAGCTGGAGGTGGCATTGAGCAATGGGGGTGCTGGCTCTGAGCCTCCTCTAGAGCCTTCACTACCTCTTGAGGAGGAGGAGGCCTACGAGAGCTTCACCTGTTCCCCTGAGCCCCCTGGCCCCTTCCTCAGCAGCCCTTTGCGGACTCTCAACCAGCTGCCAAGCCAGCCCTTCACTG GCCCCTTCATGGCTGTGCTCTTTGCCAAACTCGAGAATATGCTGCAGAACTCCGTCTATGTCAACTTCCTGCTGACGGGGCTGGTGGCCCAGCTGGCCTgtcacccccagcccctgctccGCTCTTTCCTGCTCAACACCAACATggtcttccagcccagtgtcAAGTCCCTGCTGCAG GTGCTGGGCTCTGTGAAGAATAAGATTGAGAGCTTTGCAGCCTCCCAGGAGGACTTCCCAGCACTGCTATCCAAAGCCAAGAAGTACCTCATTGCCCGTGGCAAGTTGGACTGGACCGAGGGCCCTGCAGCAGGACCTGCCCCCCGCCGATCTGATTCCCTAG TGAAGAGCCGGAGGCCGTCCTTGGGGGAGCTACTCCTGCGGCATGCACACAGTCCAACCAGGGCTCGGCAGGCGGCACAGATGGTTCTCCAGCCTGGGAGAGATGGTGGCGCAGGACTTGGTCTAGGTGGGGGCTCCCCTGGGGCTTCGACGCCGGTCCTACCCGCCCGGGGTGGGGCCCCTGAGCGCCAAGGTGAGGCTCTGCGAGTCAAGAATGCTGTCTACTGTGCAGTCATTTTCCCTGAGTTTCTCAAGGAGTTGGCTGCCATCTCCCAGGCACATGCTGTCACCTCGCCTTTCTTGTTGGATACTTCCGAGGAGGGGTCTGGCCCTCCTGTCTCAGGCTTTGGGCCCCTCAATCCTTAA
- the FHIP1B gene encoding FHF complex subunit HOOK-interacting protein 1B isoform X2 produces MERMNWLSRLASRGPGHRVPQGASLQTPVMADPETCLMVFKNHWSQVVRILERQGPRAAPGGADDLSAVRNHTYQMLTLLAEDRAVPLVPTAPGPLLEFALREDLLTRVLTWQLQWDELGDGVEERRAEQLKLFEMLVSEARQPLLRHGPVREALLILLDACGRPVPSSPALDEGLVLLLSQLCVCLAREPSLLEFFLQPPPEPGAAPRLLLFSRLVPFVHREGTLGQQARDALLLLMALSAGSPTVGRYIADHSYFCPVLATGLSALYSSLPRKIEVPGDDWHCLRREDWLGVPALALFMSSLEFCNAVIQVAHPLVQKQLVDYIHNGFLVPVMGPALHKTSVEEMIASTAYLELFLRSISEPALLRTFLRFLLLHRHDTHTILDTLVARIGSNSRLCMVSLSLFRTLLNLSCEDVLLQLVLRYLVPCNHVMLSQKPAVRDVDLYGRAADKFLSLIPRCCRHHASSPPRAEHASWARGGPSREAGRREDTTGPGSPSVDSSSVVTVPRPSTPSRLALFLRQQSLGGSESPAPAPRSPGLATSPASSPGRRPSPVEEPGELEDNYLEYLREARRGVDRCVQACRTWSAPYDGERPPPEPSPVGSRTKKRSLLPEEGRDNAGEGEEEELGSGGLAGGARESLGHLPPPQLNGLPGPWPEGAKKVRRVPKEGAGEPLEDTSEGMAGLEGFGQELRELEVALSNGGAGSEPPLEPSLPLEEEEAYESFTCSPEPPGPFLSSPLRTLNQLPSQPFTGPFMAVLFAKLENMLQNSVYVNFLLTGLVAQLACHPQPLLRSFLLNTNMVFQPSVKSLLQVLGSVKNKIESFAASQEDFPALLSKAKKYLIARGKLDWTEGPAAGPAPRRSDSLVKSRRPSLGELLLRHAHSPTRARQAAQMVLQPGRDGGAGLGLGGGSPGASTPVLPARGGAPERQGEALRVKNAVYCAVIFPEFLKELAAISQAHAVTSPFLLDTSEEGSGPPVSGFGPLNP; encoded by the exons CAGCTCCTGGGCCCCTGCTTGAGTTTGCTCTGCGTGAGGATCTGCTAACCCGTGTGTTGACATGGCAGCTTCAATGGGATGAGCTTGGGGATGGGGTTGAGGAACGGCGGGCTGAGCAACTGAAACTCTTTGAGATGCTAGTGAGCGAAGCTCGCCAGCCCCTGTTGCGGCATGGTCCAGTTCGTGAGGCTCTACTGATCTTGCTGGATGCCTGTGGCCGCCCTGTGCCCAGTAGCCCAGCACTGGATGAAGGCCTGGTGCTACTTCTCAGCCAGCTGTGCGTGTGTCTGGCCCGGGAGCCTTCATTGCTCGAGTTCTTCCTGCAGCCACCTCCTGAACCTGGAGCTGCTCCCCGTCTTCTCCTCTTTTCTCGCCTTGTCCCTTTTGTCCATCGAGAGGGCACCCTGGGCCAGCAGGCCCGCGACGCCCTACTCCTGCTCATGGCTCTATCAGCTGGAAGTCCCACTGTGGGCCGCTACATCGCAGATCACTCTTACTTCTGCCCG GTGCTGGCCACAGGGCTAAGTGCCCTGTACTCGTCACTGCCCCGAAAGATTGAAGTTCCAGGGGATGATTGGCACTGCCTGCGACGGGAAGACTGGCTTGGAGTGCCAGCCCTTGCGCTTTTCATGAGTTCTCTAGAGTTCTGCAATGCAGTCATTCAG GTGGCTCATCCTCTGGTGCAAAAGCAGCTGGTTGATTATATCCATAATGGGTTCCTGGTGCCAGTCATGGGCCCTGCCCTGCACAAG ACCTCTGTGGAGGAGATGATCGCCAGTACCGCCTATCTGGAACTTTTCCTACGGAGTATTTCAGAGCCCGCCTTGCTCCGTACCTTCCTGCGATTCCTGCTGTTACACCGGCATGACACCCACACCATCCTTGACACCCTTGTTGCCCGTATTGGCAGCAACTCCCGG CTCTGCATGGTGTCTTTGAGTCTCTTCAGGACCCTTCTGAACCTCAGCTGTGAGGATGTCCTGCTGCAGCTGGTTCTCAG GTATCTTGTCCCGTGTAACCATGTGATGCTGAGCCAGAAGCCGGCTGTGCGTGACGTGGACCTATATGGACGAGCCGCAGACAAGTTTCTCTCCCTAATCCCACGCTGTTGTCGGCACCATGCCTCCAGCCCACCTCGTGCAGAGCATGCCTCGTGGGCACGAGGTGGGCCTAgcagagaggcagggagaagggaggacaCAACGG GCCCTGGAAGCCCAAGTGTTGACTCTTCTTCTGTGGTGACTGTACCCCGGCCCTCCACACCATCTCGTCTAGCCCTCTTCCTGCGACAGCAGAGCCTGGGTGGCTCTGagtccccagccccagcccctcgcTCACCAGGGCTTGCTAcgtccccagcctccagccctGGCCGCCGGCCCAGCcctgtggaggagcctggtgagctggaaGACAATTACCTGGAGTATCTGCGTGAGGCGCGCCGTGGTGTGGACCGCTGTGTCCAAGCCTGCCGTACCTGGTCTGCCCCCTATGATGGCGAGCGGCCCCCTCCTGAGCCTAGTCCAGTTGGCTCCCGGACTAAGAAACGCAGCCTACTGCCTGAGGAGGGCAGGGACAATgcgggggaaggggaggaggaagagctggggagtggggggctgGCTGGGGGTGCACGGGAAAGCCTTGgccacctgccccctccccagctcaATGGGCTGCCAGGACCATGGCCTGAGGGGGCCAAGAAGGTTCGTCGGGTGCCAAAGGAGGGAGCTGGGGAACCACTAGAGGACACTTCTGAGGGCATGGCAGGACTAGAGGGCTTTGGGCAAGAGCTTCGGGAGCTGGAGGTGGCATTGAGCAATGGGGGTGCTGGCTCTGAGCCTCCTCTAGAGCCTTCACTACCTCTTGAGGAGGAGGAGGCCTACGAGAGCTTCACCTGTTCCCCTGAGCCCCCTGGCCCCTTCCTCAGCAGCCCTTTGCGGACTCTCAACCAGCTGCCAAGCCAGCCCTTCACTG GCCCCTTCATGGCTGTGCTCTTTGCCAAACTCGAGAATATGCTGCAGAACTCCGTCTATGTCAACTTCCTGCTGACGGGGCTGGTGGCCCAGCTGGCCTgtcacccccagcccctgctccGCTCTTTCCTGCTCAACACCAACATggtcttccagcccagtgtcAAGTCCCTGCTGCAG GTGCTGGGCTCTGTGAAGAATAAGATTGAGAGCTTTGCAGCCTCCCAGGAGGACTTCCCAGCACTGCTATCCAAAGCCAAGAAGTACCTCATTGCCCGTGGCAAGTTGGACTGGACCGAGGGCCCTGCAGCAGGACCTGCCCCCCGCCGATCTGATTCCCTAG TGAAGAGCCGGAGGCCGTCCTTGGGGGAGCTACTCCTGCGGCATGCACACAGTCCAACCAGGGCTCGGCAGGCGGCACAGATGGTTCTCCAGCCTGGGAGAGATGGTGGCGCAGGACTTGGTCTAGGTGGGGGCTCCCCTGGGGCTTCGACGCCGGTCCTACCCGCCCGGGGTGGGGCCCCTGAGCGCCAAGGTGAGGCTCTGCGAGTCAAGAATGCTGTCTACTGTGCAGTCATTTTCCCTGAGTTTCTCAAGGAGTTGGCTGCCATCTCCCAGGCACATGCTGTCACCTCGCCTTTCTTGTTGGATACTTCCGAGGAGGGGTCTGGCCCTCCTGTCTCAGGCTTTGGGCCCCTCAATCCTTAA
- the FHIP1B gene encoding FHF complex subunit HOOK-interacting protein 1B isoform X4, with product MERMNWLSRLASRGPGHRVPQGASLQTPVMADPETCLMVFKNHWSQVVRILERQGPRAAPGGADDLSAVRNHTYQMLTLLAEDRAVPLVPTAPGPLLEFALREDLLTRVLTWQLQWDELGDGVEERRAEQLKLFEMLVSEARQPLLRHGPVREALLILLDACGRPVPSSPALDEGLVLLLSQLCVCLAREPSLLEFFLQPPPEPGAAPRLLLFSRLVPFVHREGTLGQQARDALLLLMALSAGSPTVGRYIADHSYFCPVLATGLSALYSSLPRKIEVPGDDWHCLRREDWLGVPALALFMSSLEFCNAVIQVAHPLVQKQLVDYIHNGFLVPVMGPALHKTSVEEMIASTAYLELFLRSISEPALLRTFLRFLLLHRHDTHTILDTLVARIGSNSRLCMVSLSLFRTLLNLSCEDVLLQLVLRYLVPCNHVMLSQKPAVRDVDLYGRAADKFLSLIPRCCRHHASSPPRAEHASWARGPGSPSVDSSSVVTVPRPSTPSRLALFLRQQSLGGSESPAPAPRSPGLATSPASSPGRRPSPVEEPGELEDNYLEYLREARRGVDRCVQACRTWSAPYDGERPPPEPSPVGSRTKKRSLLPEEGRDNAGEGEEEELGSGGLAGGARESLGHLPPPQLNGLPGPWPEGAKKVRRVPKEGAGEPLEDTSEGMAGLEGFGQELRELEVALSNGGAGSEPPLEPSLPLEEEEAYESFTCSPEPPGPFLSSPLRTLNQLPSQPFTGPFMAVLFAKLENMLQNSVYVNFLLTGLVAQLACHPQPLLRSFLLNTNMVFQPSVKSLLQVLGSVKNKIESFAASQEDFPALLSKAKKYLIARGKLDWTEGPAAGPAPRRSDSLVKSRRPSLGELLLRHAHSPTRARQAAQMVLQPGRDGGAGLGLGGGSPGASTPVLPARGGAPERQGEALRVKNAVYCAVIFPEFLKELAAISQAHAVTSPFLLDTSEEGSGPPVSGFGPLNP from the exons CAGCTCCTGGGCCCCTGCTTGAGTTTGCTCTGCGTGAGGATCTGCTAACCCGTGTGTTGACATGGCAGCTTCAATGGGATGAGCTTGGGGATGGGGTTGAGGAACGGCGGGCTGAGCAACTGAAACTCTTTGAGATGCTAGTGAGCGAAGCTCGCCAGCCCCTGTTGCGGCATGGTCCAGTTCGTGAGGCTCTACTGATCTTGCTGGATGCCTGTGGCCGCCCTGTGCCCAGTAGCCCAGCACTGGATGAAGGCCTGGTGCTACTTCTCAGCCAGCTGTGCGTGTGTCTGGCCCGGGAGCCTTCATTGCTCGAGTTCTTCCTGCAGCCACCTCCTGAACCTGGAGCTGCTCCCCGTCTTCTCCTCTTTTCTCGCCTTGTCCCTTTTGTCCATCGAGAGGGCACCCTGGGCCAGCAGGCCCGCGACGCCCTACTCCTGCTCATGGCTCTATCAGCTGGAAGTCCCACTGTGGGCCGCTACATCGCAGATCACTCTTACTTCTGCCCG GTGCTGGCCACAGGGCTAAGTGCCCTGTACTCGTCACTGCCCCGAAAGATTGAAGTTCCAGGGGATGATTGGCACTGCCTGCGACGGGAAGACTGGCTTGGAGTGCCAGCCCTTGCGCTTTTCATGAGTTCTCTAGAGTTCTGCAATGCAGTCATTCAG GTGGCTCATCCTCTGGTGCAAAAGCAGCTGGTTGATTATATCCATAATGGGTTCCTGGTGCCAGTCATGGGCCCTGCCCTGCACAAG ACCTCTGTGGAGGAGATGATCGCCAGTACCGCCTATCTGGAACTTTTCCTACGGAGTATTTCAGAGCCCGCCTTGCTCCGTACCTTCCTGCGATTCCTGCTGTTACACCGGCATGACACCCACACCATCCTTGACACCCTTGTTGCCCGTATTGGCAGCAACTCCCGG CTCTGCATGGTGTCTTTGAGTCTCTTCAGGACCCTTCTGAACCTCAGCTGTGAGGATGTCCTGCTGCAGCTGGTTCTCAG GTATCTTGTCCCGTGTAACCATGTGATGCTGAGCCAGAAGCCGGCTGTGCGTGACGTGGACCTATATGGACGAGCCGCAGACAAGTTTCTCTCCCTAATCCCACGCTGTTGTCGGCACCATGCCTCCAGCCCACCTCGTGCAGAGCATGCCTCGTGGGCACGAG GCCCTGGAAGCCCAAGTGTTGACTCTTCTTCTGTGGTGACTGTACCCCGGCCCTCCACACCATCTCGTCTAGCCCTCTTCCTGCGACAGCAGAGCCTGGGTGGCTCTGagtccccagccccagcccctcgcTCACCAGGGCTTGCTAcgtccccagcctccagccctGGCCGCCGGCCCAGCcctgtggaggagcctggtgagctggaaGACAATTACCTGGAGTATCTGCGTGAGGCGCGCCGTGGTGTGGACCGCTGTGTCCAAGCCTGCCGTACCTGGTCTGCCCCCTATGATGGCGAGCGGCCCCCTCCTGAGCCTAGTCCAGTTGGCTCCCGGACTAAGAAACGCAGCCTACTGCCTGAGGAGGGCAGGGACAATgcgggggaaggggaggaggaagagctggggagtggggggctgGCTGGGGGTGCACGGGAAAGCCTTGgccacctgccccctccccagctcaATGGGCTGCCAGGACCATGGCCTGAGGGGGCCAAGAAGGTTCGTCGGGTGCCAAAGGAGGGAGCTGGGGAACCACTAGAGGACACTTCTGAGGGCATGGCAGGACTAGAGGGCTTTGGGCAAGAGCTTCGGGAGCTGGAGGTGGCATTGAGCAATGGGGGTGCTGGCTCTGAGCCTCCTCTAGAGCCTTCACTACCTCTTGAGGAGGAGGAGGCCTACGAGAGCTTCACCTGTTCCCCTGAGCCCCCTGGCCCCTTCCTCAGCAGCCCTTTGCGGACTCTCAACCAGCTGCCAAGCCAGCCCTTCACTG GCCCCTTCATGGCTGTGCTCTTTGCCAAACTCGAGAATATGCTGCAGAACTCCGTCTATGTCAACTTCCTGCTGACGGGGCTGGTGGCCCAGCTGGCCTgtcacccccagcccctgctccGCTCTTTCCTGCTCAACACCAACATggtcttccagcccagtgtcAAGTCCCTGCTGCAG GTGCTGGGCTCTGTGAAGAATAAGATTGAGAGCTTTGCAGCCTCCCAGGAGGACTTCCCAGCACTGCTATCCAAAGCCAAGAAGTACCTCATTGCCCGTGGCAAGTTGGACTGGACCGAGGGCCCTGCAGCAGGACCTGCCCCCCGCCGATCTGATTCCCTAG TGAAGAGCCGGAGGCCGTCCTTGGGGGAGCTACTCCTGCGGCATGCACACAGTCCAACCAGGGCTCGGCAGGCGGCACAGATGGTTCTCCAGCCTGGGAGAGATGGTGGCGCAGGACTTGGTCTAGGTGGGGGCTCCCCTGGGGCTTCGACGCCGGTCCTACCCGCCCGGGGTGGGGCCCCTGAGCGCCAAGGTGAGGCTCTGCGAGTCAAGAATGCTGTCTACTGTGCAGTCATTTTCCCTGAGTTTCTCAAGGAGTTGGCTGCCATCTCCCAGGCACATGCTGTCACCTCGCCTTTCTTGTTGGATACTTCCGAGGAGGGGTCTGGCCCTCCTGTCTCAGGCTTTGGGCCCCTCAATCCTTAA